A section of the Clostridium sp. TW13 genome encodes:
- a CDS encoding methyl-accepting chemotaxis protein — translation MNLSDEEFFSAVKAIFPILPTLFNSDVTMAITDNEKVVTIKEAKTFDLGIKEGLKLIVGGTSEKAIKSREKISIRYPKDAFGFPIVASAVPLINPNTKNVVGTITYAISMEKENAVVEMASALQLFSKELESSSEDLSSSTHKLSSNSENFNQLISETQAGIASMDDIIKYIKSIADTTNLLGLNASIESARAGEHGKGFSVVAGEIRKLATNSKESTGKINETLAKIKENIDQIVSVISEFTDTSTTQSRQADQIAAGSQALNDLSSKLLKLSEDIG, via the coding sequence ATGAATTTAAGTGATGAGGAATTTTTTTCAGCAGTAAAGGCTATATTTCCTATTTTACCAACACTATTCAATTCGGATGTTACCATGGCTATTACTGATAATGAGAAGGTAGTAACAATAAAAGAGGCTAAAACTTTTGATTTGGGTATAAAGGAAGGACTTAAATTAATAGTAGGAGGAACCTCAGAAAAGGCAATAAAATCAAGAGAAAAGATTTCAATTCGTTATCCTAAAGATGCTTTTGGATTTCCTATAGTTGCTTCTGCAGTTCCATTAATTAATCCTAATACTAAAAATGTAGTTGGAACTATAACTTACGCTATTTCTATGGAAAAAGAAAATGCAGTAGTTGAAATGGCAAGTGCATTGCAACTATTCTCAAAAGAACTAGAATCTTCATCTGAGGACTTAAGTAGTTCTACACACAAGTTATCTAGCAATAGTGAAAACTTTAATCAATTAATTAGCGAAACTCAAGCAGGCATAGCAAGCATGGATGACATTATTAAATACATAAAAAGTATTGCAGATACAACAAATTTATTAGGATTAAATGCATCAATTGAATCAGCAAGAGCTGGTGAACATGGTAAAGGCTTTTCAGTTGTAGCAGGAGAAATAAGAAAGCTTGCTACAAATAGCAAAGAATCAACAGGAAAAATTAATGAAACACTAGCTAAGATTAAAGAAAATATAGATCAAATTGTAAGCGTTATAAGTGAATTCACTGATACAAGTACAACTCAATCTAGACAAGCTGACCAAATAGCAGCAGGAAGCCAAGCACTTAATGATTTATCTTCTAAATTGTTAAAATTATCTGAGGATATTGGGTAA